In Deinococcus proteolyticus MRP, a single genomic region encodes these proteins:
- a CDS encoding PIN domain-containing protein codes for MTLPTRCVLDASSLLSYVLNKEGASSVAELLENSAMHAVTWTEMLTQLSRRSDVHEPDLVAARLKKVIRIDVGHEHDAELAGRLAALGPQSGLSLGDRYALAMAARLDVPVVTAHSHWAALDLSTLPGSLRIHSIR; via the coding sequence ATGACCCTGCCCACCCGCTGTGTGCTGGACGCCAGCTCGCTGCTCAGTTATGTCCTCAACAAGGAAGGAGCCAGCAGTGTGGCCGAACTGCTGGAAAATTCCGCCATGCACGCCGTGACCTGGACCGAGATGCTGACCCAGCTGTCACGCCGCAGCGACGTTCACGAGCCGGACCTGGTCGCCGCCCGCCTGAAGAAAGTGATTCGGATTGACGTGGGGCACGAACACGACGCCGAGCTGGCCGGCCGCCTCGCCGCGCTGGGGCCGCAGTCAGGTCTGTCGCTGGGCGACCGCTACGCCCTGGCGATGGCTGCGCGGCTGGACGTGCCGGTGGTCACCGCGCACAGCCACTGGGCTGCGCTGGACCTGAGCACGCTGCCGGGCAGCCTGCGAATCCACTCTATCCGGTAG